A single window of Anopheles moucheti chromosome 2, idAnoMoucSN_F20_07, whole genome shotgun sequence DNA harbors:
- the LOC128309643 gene encoding serine-rich adhesin for platelets-like, translating into MDESGSSSNDHGHHPVGGDDGAYAYKNEISLSIGDDDQNSRTNSTAVPTPSPRHIELPIGTSPDGETNEYAALNRSAGSGGSPSGSSAGRKSNGLDNPGFELEHDNKRPLSSFGHTAGKDEKSLGVVSVNGKTVGEKPLAEAVNLELLNMSSKPATNGHHQNGTNGAGALPVKKDTEVDLGDPYDEYFVPVNEHRKFMSVSFQKSRHGPVGHPVYGRHGRGVDYTGHSVNEPAPGTMDYKQWTKITRGEKLYVTKDKREKKRKNWPFWLLGLAVLLAVIVVAILAGSGVIFNDSPTPVESRQFGDKVATAGVFGGGKARPGNASSSTASTTSTSSEYPTTPSPPSSTVPPVPPATEENTVYVPNTLEGQITLANVEFLEDYRNPNSSAYKTLALELEEELKDTLSTPDARGPIYVKILNMKPGSVVVDYRVSWEPNTMELSEDTMKHRLNSFLQQNGNYLSTYIVPNNSIRVARLPDVCVMRSSGKNCEYGCVFDPKVGDFMCTCPKGMLLNDEDGRTCYTPVPAFNSGELEPKSEPEPASEPEPASEPEPNSEPEPASEPEPEPASEPEPEPASAPEPTSEPEPSSEPEPSSEPEPASEPEPSSEPEPASEPEPASEPEPSSEPEPASEPEPASEPEPTSEPEPASEPEPASEPEPSSEPEADSKPKPEPEPKSEPEPTSEPEPESSSSNTFTKASSNDHSAKLIISTEASTTESEPKSEPEPTSEPEPSSEPEPTSEPEPAVEPEPSSEPEPTSEPEPTSEPEPTSEPEPASEPEPASEPEPSSSSDTEEKSTASDKLLRQTVQSTTERDTASYTISTTIQASSTSPSSTTDDSQLPDFMFVDNESMQKHASTIESTTPNVVVVSVTKPSEDPPAPVTETIVDDTPMPSTSSFFVTPKPTAASTPKGATTVNGFEGRSLSTNDTAENTVYATSSPISLEQWRSSTSFATSTEAFGRDAERQDETNPFLPSVETSSTRNAAASYAVTETVVEAETSAPILAAHNESPFLPETENNASLVKILHEGLDRHEAYEVETQPQFLDVVPLTKESDRNEYKKQLNSHVTETIYITTTIRSPVPVTTESLEELLSVASSRNIVEQTTSSGEEMVTSTEREMEEPTTMMEQTKEALKEQSSTTERSNENSTTSRAVSGGESSSTTEQMVRSVTEGVALHDSTEMIQTTTSDEEESLATTTLEVERATLLENADSTSRAQNRTDETTTPGSSSTTSTTTTTTSSSTTPSTTTTSTSTSTLPPVVTEALERITAIEKDLISLKENDLADDNNILDNDLRVIPLNWKKDSSTTVGIASGSGSGSTVEPNNPATLIPTTTTGHFLDETTFHLIRSERSNETSLIGNRFSEEDETRPGPVASITTTSTGDNEMDTLLERAASAASSMFTKCAVGQFECINGTSIKDGSSCIQKSERCDSVSHCSDNSDEQDCERLGCPGHFQCLDGVCLARQHVCDGIAHCHDGSDEQNCGEWRCNFDELSCNPATGNGPCLPALWKCDGLEQCANGFDESNCPDTCTNDEYFCAGQRKCIPEAWRCDGSVDCSDGEDERLCDCPLDSFKCNTGGCVQGAYVCDGHPQCPDQSDEWHCYQLDRDDGTLRVKRNSSDALAVCGDGWNGVLADQVCAELGFAGASKILFGKVATGNSSLVDSMYRVTEKNRLEFEPIHSMECNQGLKLYCEEYRCGRESIQPTLEQRIAGGVTSDPNQWPSLALAFSNNAAIKCTANIVSPRWALASYTCIMGKTEFVNNRNVGDMSWKLFAGSAQFNASLEDATHRPANASYQIVDVKRVVPYPQSKYKQFMYTGDLALLELSTPLKLNEMVGSVCLAERANIDSEQLCLTAGWGSDLENTATTEQYLKYLPVPTVSTEQCNSSMHYNGSLPENAICAGYLNSNKTTCYNDEGAPLMCYLDGSGQWQLEGILSYHGNCGKRPHPAIYNSITSNISTWIRNTVGNDLMFERVTSSVTVGAGVASSTTGVTADVAGTISSTVYATTTAATVTSGRPVEDVAIASSTAAASTSASNDR; encoded by the exons ATGGACGAGTCCGGTTCGTCCAGCAATGATCACGGTCACCATCCggtcggtggtgatgatggtgcctATGCCTACAAGAACGAAATATCCCTCTCGATTGGGGACGACGATCAGAACTCGCGTACGAACAGCACCGCCGTGCCAACGCCCTCGCCGCGTCACATCGAGCTCCCGATCGGGACCAGCCCGGACGGGGAAACGAACGAGTACGCCGCGCTAAACCGTAGCGCCGGGTCCGGCGGATCACCCAGTGGCAGCAGTGCCGGTCGCAAATCGAACGGTCTGGACAATCCGGGCTTCGAGCTGGAGCACGACAACAAACGGCCGCTCAGCTCGTTCGGTCATACGGCGGGCAAGGACGAGAAGTCTCTCGGCGTGGTGTCGGTCAATGGCAAGACGGTCGGCGAGAAACCGCTCGCCGAGGCCGTTAACCTGGAGCTGCTTAACATGTCCTCGAAGCCTGCGACGAACGGGCACCATCAGAACGGGACGAACGGGGCCGGTGCGCTACCGGTCAAGAAGGACACCGAGGTGGATCTGGGCGATCCGTACGATGAGTACTTTGTGCCGGTGAACGAACACCGGAAGTTCATGAG TGTCTCCTTCCAAAAGTCACGCCACGGTCCGGTTGGTCATCCCGTGTACGGACGTCATGGCCGCGGTGTCGACTACACCGGGCACTCGGTTAATGAGCCCGCCCCCGGAACGATGGACTATAAACAGTGGACCAAAATCACGAG GGGTGAAAAGCTGTACGTCACCAAGGATAAGCGAGAGAAGAAGCGCAAGAATTGGCCGTTCTGGTTGCTCGGTCTGGCGGTACTGCTGGCCGTGATCGTAGTGGCCATCCTCGCTGGATCCGGTGTCATCTTCAACGACAGTCCTACTCCAGTTGAGTCGCGTCAGTTCGGTGACAAGGTGGCTACGGCCGGCGTATTCGGAGGTGGTAAAGCACGCCCGGGTAATGCCAGCAGTAGCACCGCATCGACGACGAGTACCAGCAGCGAATATCCAACGACACCGTCGCCACCAAGCTCAACCGTACCACCGGTACCACCGGCCACCGAGGAGAACACCGTGTACGTACCGAACACACTCGAGGGACAGATCACGCTGGCGAACGTCGAGTTCTTGGAAGACTATCGCAATCCGAACAGTTCCGCCTACAAAACGCTGGCGCTGGAGCTGGAGGAAGAGCTGAAAGACACGCTCAGCACGCCGGACGCACGCGGACCTATCTATGTCAAGATTCTAAACATGAA GCCTGGTTCCGTGGTGGTGGATTACCGTGTCAGCTGGGAACCGAACACGATGGAACTGTCCGAGGACACGATGAAGCACCGGTTGAATAGCTTCTTGCAGCAGAACGGAAACTATCTGTCCACCTACATCGTGCCAAACAATTCGATCCGCGTTGCCCGGTTGCCGGATGTTTGCGTCATGCGAAGCTCTGGAAAGAA CTGCGAGTATGGTTGCGTATTTGATCCGAAGGTTGGCGATTTTATGTGCACCTGTCCGAAAGGCATGTTGTTGAATGATGAGGATGGCCGCACGTGCTATACCCCTGTGCCTGCGTTTAATAGCGGTGAGCTGGAACCAAAGAGCGAACCCGAGCCTGCGAGTGAGCCGGAACCGGCTAGTGAACCAGAGCCTAACAGTGAGCCCGAACCTGCCAGTGAACCAGAGCCTGAACCTGCGAGTGAACCAGAGCCAGAACCTGCGAGTGCACCTGAACCCACTAGTGAACCGGAGCCTTCAAGCGAACCGGAACCATCAAGTGAGCCAGAGCCTGCAAGTGAGCCGGAACCTTCAAGTGAGCCAGAGCCTGCAAGTGAGCCAGAGCCTGCAAGTGAGCCGGAACCTTCAAGTGAACCAGAACCTGCAAGTGAACCAGAACCTGCAAGTGAACCTGAGCCAACGAGTGAACCGGAACCTGCGAGTGAACCAGAACCTGCGAGTGAACCCGAACCGTCTAGTGAACCGGAAGCTGATAGCAAACCGAAACCGGAGCCGGAACCTAAAAGTGAACCGGAACCAACGAGTGAACCCGAGCCAGAATCGAGTAGCTCAAATACCTTCACGAAAGCATCATCTAACGATCATTCCGCCAAGCTGATCATCTCTACTGAGGCCTCTACCACGGAGTCCGAACCCAAAAGTGAACCGGAACCTACGTCAGAACCGGAACCTTCGAGTGAACCGGAACCGACTAGTGAGCCCGAACCAGCGGTAGAACCGGAACCAAGTAGTGAACCGGAACCTACGAGTGAACCTGAACCTACGAGTGAACCTGAACCTACGAGTGAACCTGAACCTGCTAGTGAACCTGAACCTGCTAGTGAACCCGAACCTTCATCGAGCAGCGACACCGAGGAGAAATCGACCGCTTCCGATAAGCTGCTAAGGCAAACGGTTCAATCCACTACGGAGCGTGACACAGCCTCTTACACGATCAGCACAACGATCCAAGCTTCCTCCACATCGCCATCCTCTACTACGGATGATTCTCAGCTACCCGACTTTATGTTCGTGGATAACGAATCGATGCAGAAGCATGCGAGCACGATCGAAAGCACAACACCGAACGTCGTGGTAGTGTCGGTAACAAAACCATCCGAGGATCCACCCGCACCGGTCACTGAAACGATCGTAGACGACACACCAATGCCGTCCACGTCGAGTTTCTTCGTAACGCCAAAACCAACGGCCGCTTCCACACCGAAAGGCGCGACGACGGTGAACGGATTCGAGGGTCGTTCGTTGTCCACGAACGATACAGCGGAAAACACGGTGTACGCCACCTCCAGCCCAATTTCACTCGAGCAATGGCGTTCCTCGACTAGCTTTGCTACCTCGACGGAAGCTTTTGGGCGTGACGCAGAGCGACAAGATGAAACGAACCCATTCCTTCCGTCGGTTGAAACTTCCAGCACTCGAAACGCTGCAGCATCGTACGCCGTAACGGAAACCGTAGTTGAGGCCGAAACCAGTGCACCCATCCTAGCCGCGCACAATGAGTCACCGTTCCTGCCGGAGACGGAAAACAACGCAAGCTTGGTGAAGATATTGCACGAGGGTCTGGATCGGCACGAGGCGTATGAGGTTGAAACGCAACCACAGTTTTTGGACGTGGTGCCGTTGACGAAGGAAAGCGACAGGAATGAATATAAGAAGCAGTTGAACTCGCACGTCACGGAAACGATCTACATCACGACGACCATCCGCAGCCCGGTGCCGGTGACTACGGAATCCCTGGAGGAGTTGCTGTCGGTGGCGAGCTCGAGAAACATTGTCGAACAGACTACGAGTAGTGGAGAGGAGATGGTCACTAGTACGGAGCGTGAAATGGAAGAGCCCACCACCATGATGGAGCAGACCAAGGAAGCTCTAAAGGAACAGAGTTCCACTACTGAACGTTCGAATGAGAATTCTACGACTTCACGGGCCGTCTCGGGCGGTGAGTCTTCATCGACGACGGAACAGATGGTTAGAAGTGTGACGGAAGGCGTCGCGCTGCATGACAGTACCGAGATGATCCAAACGACCACAAGCGATGAAGAGGAATCGCTTGCCACGACAACGCTTGAAGTGGAGAGAGCTACATTGCTGGAGAACGCCGATTCAACTTCAAGAGCTCAGAATCGAACCGATGAAACCACCACACCCGGAAGCAGTTCAACGACATCGACCACGACAACGACTACGTCCTCGTCGACAACTCCAAGCACTACGACGACCTCCACTAGCACGTCAACTCTACCACCCGTAGTGACAGAGGCACTGGAACGCATTACAGCAATCGAGAAAGATCTGATCAGTCTCAAGGAGAACGATCTTGCGGACGACAACAATATACTCGATAACGATCTTCGCGTTATACCGCTCAATTGGAAGAAAGACTCGTCAACCACAGTAGGCATAGCATCCGGGTCCGGTTCTGGTTCTACCGTCGAACCCAACAATCCAGCCACCCTCATCCCAACCACGACGACCGGTCATTTTTTAGACGAAACGACGTTTCATTTGATTAGATCAGAGCGATCAAATGAAACGTCGTTAATCGGAAATCGCTTTTCTGAGGAAGACGAAACACGTCCCGGGCCGGTAGCCTCGATCACCACCACGAGCACCGGGGACAATGAAATGGATACGTTACTGGAGCGTGCTGCATCTGCCGCCAGCTCCATGTTCACCAAATGCGCCGTTGGACAGTTCGAGTGCATCAACGGCACCTCGATCAAGGACGGAAGTTCATGCATTCAGAAGTCGGAGCGATGCGATTCCGTGTCCCACTGCTCGGACAACTCGGACGAGCAGGATTGCGAGCGGCTCGGCTGCCCGGGACACTTCCAGTGTCTGGACGGTGTGTGTCTTGCGCGGCAGCACGTATGCGACGGTATTGCCCACTGTCACGATGGTTCGGACGAGCAGAACTGTGGCGAGTGGAGGTGCAACTTTGACGAGCTCTCCTGTAATCCGGCCACCGGCAATGGCCCGTGTCTGCCGGCGCTGTGGAAGTGTGACGGACTGGAGCAGTGTGCCAACGGGTTCGATGAAAGCAACTGCCCGGACACGTGCACAAACGATGAGTACTTCTGTGCCGGTCAGCGTAAGTGCATCCCGGAAGCGTGGCGCTGTGACGGGTCCGTCGACTGTAGCGATGGTGAAGATGAGAGGCTGTGTGATTGTCCGCTGGACAGCTTCAAGTGCAATACCGGTGGCTGCGTGCAAGGGGCGTACGTATGCGACGGACATCCGCAATGTCCGGACCAGTCGGACGAATGGCACTGTTACCAGCTGGACCGGGACGATGGAACGTTGCGCGTGAAGCGCAACTCCTCGGACGCGCTTGCCGTTTGTGGGGATGGATGGAACGGTGTGCTTGCGGATCAGGTGTGTGCTGAGCTGGGATTCGCCGGAGCTAGCAAGATACTGTTCGGCAAAGTGGCCACAGGCAATAGCTCCCTGGTGGACAGTATGTACCGGGTGACAGAGAAGAACCGGCTGGAGTTTGAACCGATCCACTCGATGGAGTGCAACCAGGGTTTGAAGCTTTACTGTGAAGAATACC GCTGTGGTCGTGAGAGTATTCAGCCGACGTTGGAACAACGGATCGCAGGTGGAGTAACGTCAGACCCTAACCAATGGCCCAGTTTGGCGTTGGCCTTCAGTAACAATGCTGCCATTAAGTGCACGGCCAACATTG TTTCTCCCCGATGGGCACTGGCCAGCTACACCTGCATCATGGGCAAGACAGAGTTTGTCAACAATCGTAACGTGGGTGACATGAGCTGGAAACTCTTTGCCGGAAGTGCTCAGTTTAATGCCTCGCTCGAAGATGCCACACACCGCCCGGCGAACGCTTCGTACCAGATCGTGGATGTGAAGCGTGTTGTGCCGTATCCGCAG TCGAAGTACAAACAGTTCATGTACACCGGTGACTTAGCCCTGCTGGAACTGTCCACTCCGCTGAAGTTGAACGAAATGGTGGGTAGCGTTTGTTTGGCCGAAAGAGCCAACATTGACTCGGAGCAACTCTGCCTAACGGCCGGCTGGGGTTCAGATCTCGAAAATACGGCCACGACGGAACAGTATCTCAAGTATCTGCCCGTACCGACGGTATCAACGGAACAATGCAACTCCTCGATGCACTACAATGGTTCCCTGCCCGAAAATGCCATCTGTGCCGGGTAtctaaacagcaacaaaacgacATGCTAC AATGATGAGGGTGCGCCACTGATGTGCTACCTGGACGGTTCTGGTCAGTGGCAGCTGGAAGGCATTCTCAGCTATCACGGGAACTGTGGCAAACGACCACATCCGGCCATCTACAATTCGATTACCTCAAACATTTCCACCTGGATTCGGAACACCGTTGGGAATGATCTAATGTTCGAAAGGGTTACCTCCTCGGTGACGGTTGGGGCGGGTGTAGCATCAAGTACTACCGGTGTCACAGCCGATGTTGCCGGCACAATTTCCTCGACAGTCTACGCCACTACTACAGCAGCGACGGTAACATCCGGTCGACCGGTCGAAGATGTAGCTATCGCAAGCAGTACCGCTGCTGCATCGACATCCGCTTCCAACGATCGGTAA